In Paenibacillus sp. G2S3, a single window of DNA contains:
- a CDS encoding RidA family protein: MNLNNHVITRYNPENIAKPVGNYSHVTKISRNAEMYVFSGQIGIDQNSNIPTDFNQQVTNTMSNIVEVLSSQKLTPDHVIKINIWATEEIDWDHFYEIWNKVFGMTPPSMTIAYVKGLGLPELKIELDVWAAG, from the coding sequence ATGAACTTAAATAATCATGTGATTACAAGATATAATCCAGAAAATATTGCGAAACCCGTTGGTAACTATAGTCATGTAACAAAAATAAGCAGAAACGCTGAAATGTATGTATTTTCTGGTCAAATAGGAATCGATCAAAACAGTAATATCCCTACAGATTTTAATCAACAAGTAACAAATACGATGAGCAATATAGTTGAAGTCCTTTCTTCTCAAAAGCTAACTCCTGATCATGTAATCAAAATCAACATTTGGGCCACAGAAGAAATCGATTGGGATCATTTCTATGAAATTTGGAATAAAGTATTCGGGATGACGCCTCCTTCAATGACCATTGCTTATGTTAAAGGATTAGGTTTACCTGAATTAAAAATTGAATTAGATGTTTGGGCTGCAGGATAA
- a CDS encoding alanine/glycine:cation symporter family protein, with protein MQQFLDSMIGVTNDFLWSKILVILLIACGLYFTVRSKFVQFGMFKEMFRVLKGSNERSKDSISSFQAFCISMAARVGTGNITGIAIAIAIGGPGAIFWMWVIAIIGSASGFIESTLAQVYKVKDKTGFRGGPAYYMEKGLNKRWMGAIFAVLITLSFGLVFNAVQSNTVTVAFENSFGTNRAILGLVMAAAFAVVIFGGIKRIARMSEYIVVIMAGLYIGAALIIMLINITELPGVLALIVKSAFGFEQIAGGSLGAVILQGVKRGLFSNEAGMGSAPNAAATATTSHPVKQGLMQALGVLTDTLLICSSTAFIILLSDAYKQPGLDGIKLTQAALSEHIGSWASGSLAIMIFLFAFSTLIGNYYYGETNIEFLNSNKKVLLFYRYSVLAMIIFGSVAKVQLVWDLADLFMGFMVIVNLIAILLLSKVAFAALKDYKRQKREGKDPVFYKDSIPGLENIECWDSSSDIKR; from the coding sequence ATGCAACAATTTTTAGATAGTATGATTGGTGTAACAAATGACTTTTTGTGGTCGAAAATATTGGTGATCCTTCTTATTGCTTGTGGACTTTATTTCACCGTAAGATCGAAGTTTGTACAGTTTGGTATGTTCAAAGAAATGTTTCGGGTTCTTAAAGGATCCAATGAAAGGTCAAAAGATAGTATTTCGTCCTTCCAGGCCTTCTGCATCAGTATGGCGGCGAGGGTAGGGACAGGTAATATAACGGGAATCGCAATTGCTATTGCCATAGGTGGTCCAGGGGCTATCTTCTGGATGTGGGTAATTGCCATTATTGGATCAGCGTCCGGATTTATAGAAAGCACATTGGCACAGGTATATAAAGTGAAGGATAAGACCGGATTTCGCGGTGGTCCTGCCTATTATATGGAGAAGGGTCTGAACAAGCGCTGGATGGGAGCGATATTCGCGGTTCTGATCACGTTATCCTTCGGCCTTGTATTTAACGCGGTCCAATCGAATACGGTCACAGTGGCCTTTGAAAATTCATTTGGCACCAACCGAGCCATTCTTGGACTTGTAATGGCTGCTGCGTTTGCGGTGGTTATCTTCGGTGGTATTAAGCGTATCGCAAGAATGTCTGAATACATTGTAGTGATAATGGCAGGGCTCTACATTGGGGCTGCTCTTATTATTATGCTGATTAATATTACTGAACTCCCGGGAGTTCTCGCACTCATTGTGAAAAGTGCCTTCGGATTTGAACAAATTGCAGGAGGATCTTTGGGTGCAGTGATTTTACAGGGTGTGAAGCGTGGTTTGTTCTCTAATGAAGCGGGTATGGGTAGTGCGCCTAATGCTGCAGCAACGGCAACCACAAGTCATCCGGTGAAGCAGGGGCTAATGCAAGCCCTAGGCGTACTTACAGATACGTTACTTATTTGTTCGAGTACAGCGTTCATTATCTTGTTATCAGATGCGTATAAGCAGCCGGGGCTGGACGGAATCAAGCTGACACAAGCGGCATTAAGCGAGCATATTGGTTCGTGGGCATCCGGATCATTAGCCATCATGATTTTCTTGTTTGCCTTCAGCACGTTAATTGGAAATTATTATTACGGTGAGACCAATATAGAATTCTTGAACTCCAACAAAAAAGTATTACTATTCTATAGATACAGTGTCTTGGCGATGATTATTTTTGGTTCCGTAGCAAAGGTTCAATTGGTATGGGATTTAGCCGACTTATTTATGGGTTTCATGGTTATCGTGAATTTGATTGCCATCCTGCTGTTATCTAAAGTGGCCTTTGCCGCCTTGAAGGATTATAAAAGGCAGAAACGTGAAGGGAAGGATCCTGTTTTCTATAAAGACAGCATTCCGGGGCTCGAGAACATTGAATGTTGGGACAGCTCCTCAGATATAAAAAGATAG
- a CDS encoding catalase, translating into MDKEKEDMILTDRQGHPITDNQNIRTVGNRGPSTLENYHFIEKISHFDRERTPERVVHARGAGAHGYFEAYGKVGDEPVSKYTRAKLFQEAGKKTPVFVRFSTVVHSVYSPETFRDPRGFATKFYTEDGNWDLVGNNLKIFFIRDPLKFPDMVHAFKPDPVTNLQNPERMFDFVSNSPEATHMITFLFSPWGIPANYRQMQGSGVNTYKWVNEKGEAVLIKYHWEPLKHGIKNLTQQAAEDIQAKNVSHATQDLYEAIARKDYPEWELCVQILSDDEHPELDFDPLDPTKLWDHERFPFLPVGKMVLDRNPDNYFAEVEQAAFGTGVLVDGLDFSDDKLLQGRTFSYSDTQRHRVGANYIQLPINAPKTRVATNQRDGQMTYHVDKVPEQNPHVNYEPSSLGGLKEATPSGKDHQPMYNDRLVREKINRTNDFGQAGDTYRKFEDWERDELIHNLVDALKICAPVIQNNMIDHFTKADPDYGRRVAEGLAKAKVDSSHLGTSDNREAAEIAEQSGKHTDGY; encoded by the coding sequence ATGGACAAGGAAAAAGAAGATATGATTTTAACGGATCGACAAGGTCATCCAATTACAGATAATCAGAATATACGAACGGTAGGAAATCGTGGGCCATCGACGCTCGAAAACTACCACTTTATCGAGAAAATATCGCATTTTGATCGAGAGCGTACGCCAGAACGTGTTGTACATGCTAGGGGTGCCGGAGCCCACGGGTATTTTGAAGCTTATGGAAAAGTAGGCGATGAACCCGTCTCGAAGTATACACGTGCTAAGCTTTTTCAAGAGGCCGGCAAAAAAACACCTGTATTCGTGCGATTTTCCACGGTAGTTCATAGTGTTTACTCTCCGGAGACCTTTCGTGACCCCCGCGGCTTCGCCACAAAGTTCTATACTGAGGACGGCAACTGGGACTTGGTCGGCAACAATCTGAAGATCTTTTTTATCCGTGATCCGCTGAAATTTCCCGACATGGTGCATGCTTTCAAGCCAGATCCCGTGACCAATCTGCAAAACCCGGAGCGGATGTTTGATTTCGTATCGAACTCTCCTGAAGCTACGCACATGATTACGTTTCTATTTTCTCCATGGGGGATTCCAGCTAACTATCGACAAATGCAGGGGTCTGGGGTCAATACCTACAAATGGGTGAATGAAAAAGGCGAAGCCGTCTTAATCAAATATCATTGGGAGCCGCTGAAACATGGCATTAAGAATCTAACTCAGCAGGCTGCAGAGGATATACAAGCCAAAAACGTCAGCCATGCTACGCAAGACTTATATGAAGCTATTGCGCGCAAGGATTACCCCGAGTGGGAGCTATGTGTACAAATCCTGAGTGATGATGAGCATCCTGAGCTCGATTTTGATCCACTGGATCCTACTAAGCTTTGGGATCACGAACGTTTTCCATTTTTACCTGTAGGGAAGATGGTTCTGGATCGAAATCCGGACAATTATTTTGCCGAGGTTGAGCAGGCCGCGTTTGGAACGGGGGTTCTTGTAGACGGTCTGGATTTCTCCGATGACAAGCTGCTGCAAGGCCGGACGTTCTCCTATTCAGATACTCAGCGGCATCGGGTGGGCGCGAACTACATTCAATTGCCGATCAATGCCCCAAAGACAAGGGTAGCGACAAATCAGCGGGATGGGCAAATGACTTATCATGTCGATAAGGTGCCTGAGCAGAACCCACATGTGAATTACGAACCATCCTCACTTGGCGGGTTAAAGGAAGCGACCCCTTCCGGCAAAGACCATCAACCGATGTATAATGACAGACTAGTTCGCGAGAAAATTAATCGTACAAATGACTTCGGGCAAGCTGGAGATACCTATCGCAAGTTCGAGGATTGGGAACGGGATGAATTGATTCATAACCTGGTCGATGCCCTAAAAATATGTGCGCCTGTGATTCAAAACAATATGATTGACCATTTCACAAAAGCTGATCCGGACTACGGTCGTCGAGTGGCTGAAGGTCTTGCCAAAGCGAAAGTGGACTCGTCACATCTCGGCACCTCAGATAATCGAGAAGCCGCCGAAATTGCTGAGCAATCAGGAAAGCATACAGATGGCTATTAG
- a CDS encoding SDR family NAD(P)-dependent oxidoreductase: MQNTTILITGGTGSWGRQLVKRLLERDPKEIRIFSRNESLQVELQQEYHHNPKLTFIIGDIRDKHEIMQACHQVDYIYHLAALKHVPICEQQPDSAMKTNVLGTQHVIQAAIKHGVKKVIYVSTDKAAHPSSTYGMTKSLGEKLMVHANLRQTKTQLVCVRSGNVLGSTGSVVPIFKQSIVDGVDISLTDVRMTRFFLTIDDAITLLLKATEESRGGEVFVTKMPACSIKDLAQVLIDDLSTSTIQIKETGIRPGESLSEALISEFESASSIHLDDHYYVILPPFPIEGLQEAYVACPPVDFQSYDSNHELMSKPAIKEMLQQGGFLA, translated from the coding sequence GTGCAAAATACAACCATATTAATTACCGGTGGAACCGGATCTTGGGGACGACAACTCGTGAAAAGGTTATTGGAAAGAGACCCTAAAGAAATCAGAATATTTTCCCGCAATGAGTCACTTCAAGTAGAACTACAACAGGAATATCATCATAACCCTAAACTAACGTTTATCATTGGTGATATTCGTGATAAGCATGAAATCATGCAGGCTTGCCATCAGGTAGATTATATCTATCATCTAGCAGCCTTGAAGCATGTCCCGATCTGTGAGCAACAACCGGACAGTGCGATGAAGACTAACGTACTTGGAACTCAGCATGTGATTCAAGCCGCTATTAAACATGGCGTAAAAAAAGTGATCTACGTCTCCACCGATAAAGCAGCTCATCCATCGAGCACCTACGGAATGACAAAATCACTCGGCGAAAAGCTAATGGTCCATGCCAATCTCAGACAAACTAAAACTCAGTTAGTATGTGTGAGAAGTGGTAACGTCCTCGGTTCAACCGGCAGTGTAGTTCCTATTTTCAAACAAAGTATTGTGGATGGAGTAGATATTTCCCTTACAGATGTTAGAATGACTCGTTTTTTCTTAACCATAGATGATGCGATTACCCTACTCCTTAAAGCAACAGAAGAAAGCAGAGGCGGAGAAGTCTTTGTGACCAAAATGCCTGCTTGCAGCATTAAGGATCTTGCCCAGGTCTTGATTGACGACTTATCAACTAGCACGATCCAAATCAAGGAAACGGGGATTCGTCCCGGTGAAAGCTTAAGTGAGGCCCTGATATCGGAATTTGAGAGCGCCTCATCTATACATCTGGATGATCACTATTATGTGATTCTCCCTCCTTTTCCTATAGAAGGTTTACAAGAAGCTTATGTCGCTTGCCCTCCTGTGGACTTCCAAAGCTATGACTCGAATCATGAGCTGATGAGTAAGCCTGCGATAAAAGAAATGTTACAACAAGGTGGTTTTCTAGCATGA
- a CDS encoding undecaprenyldiphospho-muramoylpentapeptide beta-N-acetylglucosaminyltransferase has protein sequence MSTSIVFTGGGSAGHVSGNLVLIPNCLAEDWDVHYIGSEQGIERKLLSDYKEEVTYYPISTGKLRRYFDWKNVTDVFRIIKGIFQSYRLLRNIKPSVIFSKGGFVSVPVVIGAKLNKVPIIIYEPDLNLGLANKISLPFATHLCTNFLKTVTQSASLKAVHIGPLLKEQFKFADKQRGLAFCGFTSVKPVLLIMGGSQGAHSINQMVKNVLSELIDTFQVVHICGEGKVDYHLSMSGYKSYEFVTSCELPHLLAMANVVVSRAGSNSMMELLTMQKPMLLIPHTNGGSRSGQLAQAQYFQQTGFAEVLLEEEMTMQSFVHAIMKLYENRSTYKDKMRLYENGRGAHKVMNLIKQVSGEDLTMIKVGKV, from the coding sequence ATGAGTACCTCAATCGTATTTACAGGTGGAGGCTCCGCAGGCCATGTATCAGGGAACCTCGTGTTGATTCCTAACTGTCTAGCTGAGGATTGGGACGTCCATTATATAGGCTCCGAACAAGGCATTGAGCGTAAGCTTTTGTCTGACTACAAGGAGGAAGTGACCTACTATCCCATTTCCACAGGGAAATTGAGACGCTATTTCGATTGGAAGAATGTGACCGATGTGTTCAGAATCATAAAGGGCATCTTTCAATCCTACCGACTCCTACGAAACATTAAGCCAAGTGTGATTTTTTCTAAAGGTGGATTTGTTTCTGTACCGGTCGTGATTGGAGCTAAACTCAACAAAGTGCCTATCATTATTTATGAACCAGACCTAAATCTTGGACTAGCTAATAAAATCTCGCTTCCGTTTGCCACTCATCTGTGTACTAATTTTCTGAAGACTGTCACACAATCTGCTTCTCTCAAAGCCGTTCATATAGGACCGCTCTTGAAGGAGCAATTTAAATTCGCTGATAAACAACGTGGTTTAGCCTTTTGCGGATTTACCTCTGTTAAGCCTGTTCTTCTCATTATGGGAGGAAGCCAAGGGGCACATAGCATTAACCAAATGGTGAAAAATGTACTTTCCGAGTTGATAGATACATTTCAAGTGGTTCATATTTGCGGGGAGGGAAAGGTCGATTATCACCTCTCTATGTCAGGCTACAAATCGTATGAATTCGTTACAAGCTGCGAATTGCCGCATTTATTAGCTATGGCTAATGTTGTCGTATCTCGTGCAGGCTCAAACTCTATGATGGAGCTTCTTACTATGCAAAAGCCAATGTTATTAATTCCCCATACGAATGGTGGGAGCCGCTCTGGTCAACTTGCCCAAGCACAATATTTTCAACAAACTGGATTTGCTGAAGTGTTACTTGAAGAAGAGATGACCATGCAAAGCTTTGTTCATGCGATTATGAAGCTATACGAGAACCGCTCAACGTACAAAGATAAAATGAGACTTTATGAGAACGGCAGAGGCGCCCATAAAGTAATGAATTTAATCAAACAAGTAAGTGGCGAAGACTTAACAATGATTAAGGTAGGTAAGGTTTAG
- a CDS encoding sensor histidine kinase: protein MSFFQYLKDKRYFLILYCILMLFVSIIMILNESWNLAAPNLLYTHVMGFFFVSMYITIGYYYRRSFYLELHDLIQNKKGDFIAAMPEPQNYEQALYVHLIKMMHDHHTKQLQNLILEKRDHQDFIMSWIHEVKLPIAASKLLMENSMGKTVDFLVDKFEDELNKIDNYVEQALYYSRIDSFSKDYFITDVPLNQIVKNSVKKYAKFFITKRIRFHMEEVQVQPFVQSDSKWLTFILDQITANALKYTNEDGEISVVFEEDSKEKRLRIQDTGIGIKPEDIHRVFERGFTGSAGRTHSKSTGMGLYLAKQMALKLGHELSIQSQEGVYTRVTIHFPKMRNYYQEI, encoded by the coding sequence ATGAGTTTTTTTCAGTATCTAAAAGATAAACGATATTTTCTCATACTCTATTGTATATTGATGCTGTTTGTCTCAATAATTATGATATTAAACGAGAGCTGGAATCTTGCTGCTCCAAACCTTCTATATACTCATGTTATGGGTTTCTTCTTTGTTAGTATGTATATTACTATCGGATATTATTACCGGAGGTCTTTCTATCTTGAACTACATGATCTGATACAAAATAAGAAGGGCGATTTCATTGCAGCAATGCCTGAACCACAAAATTATGAACAAGCTTTATATGTACATTTGATAAAAATGATGCATGATCACCATACTAAGCAACTTCAAAATTTGATTCTCGAGAAACGAGATCATCAAGATTTTATTATGTCATGGATTCATGAGGTAAAGCTCCCGATTGCGGCAAGTAAGCTACTTATGGAGAACAGTATGGGGAAAACAGTAGATTTTCTTGTGGATAAATTTGAAGATGAGCTTAACAAAATTGATAACTACGTAGAACAAGCCCTCTACTATTCACGAATTGACTCATTTTCTAAAGATTATTTCATTACAGATGTACCGTTAAATCAAATTGTGAAAAATAGTGTAAAAAAATATGCCAAGTTTTTTATTACGAAACGGATTCGTTTTCATATGGAGGAAGTACAGGTACAGCCATTTGTACAAAGCGATAGTAAGTGGCTTACCTTTATCCTAGATCAGATTACAGCAAACGCTTTAAAGTATACTAATGAAGATGGAGAAATCTCTGTTGTGTTCGAAGAAGACAGTAAAGAAAAACGATTGAGAATCCAAGATACAGGCATTGGAATCAAGCCGGAGGATATACATAGAGTATTTGAAAGGGGCTTCACAGGTTCTGCTGGAAGAACTCACTCGAAATCTACTGGAATGGGATTGTATCTTGCGAAACAAATGGCTTTGAAATTAGGTCATGAACTTTCTATTCAATCACAAGAGGGAGTATACACAAGGGTCACTATTCATTTTCCGAAAATGAGGAACTACTATCAAGAAATATGA
- a CDS encoding response regulator transcription factor, with product MKIMIVEDEKTIRDMVGEIIERWGFDIVKVEDFNEVLQVFLKENPHLVLLDINLPSFDGFYWCQKIREASKAPIIFLSSRDTPMDTIMAMNMGGDDFINKPFHTDVLMAKINALLRRTYAYIEDMELNVIEHEGIVLNLKTYDISYRNQTVELTKNEFIILNLLMQNKGAIVSRRNIMRTLWADERFVDENALSVNMTRLRKKITDLGKEDFITTKKGYGYIIL from the coding sequence ATGAAAATTATGATTGTAGAAGACGAAAAAACCATTAGAGATATGGTAGGAGAAATAATAGAAAGATGGGGATTTGATATCGTAAAAGTAGAAGATTTTAATGAAGTATTACAAGTGTTTCTAAAAGAAAATCCTCATCTGGTGTTATTAGATATTAATTTACCTTCATTTGATGGGTTTTACTGGTGCCAAAAAATTAGAGAAGCATCAAAAGCACCGATTATCTTTCTTTCATCTCGTGATACACCCATGGATACGATTATGGCGATGAATATGGGTGGGGATGACTTTATTAATAAGCCTTTCCATACAGATGTTCTGATGGCAAAGATCAATGCACTCCTGCGTAGGACGTACGCTTATATAGAAGATATGGAATTAAATGTGATAGAGCATGAAGGAATTGTACTCAACCTTAAAACGTACGATATTTCTTATAGGAATCAGACGGTTGAACTCACCAAAAACGAATTTATTATTTTAAACCTACTCATGCAAAATAAAGGAGCCATCGTAAGCCGGAGAAACATCATGCGTACGCTATGGGCGGATGAAAGATTTGTAGATGAAAATGCCTTATCTGTGAATATGACTCGTTTACGCAAAAAAATCACTGATCTTGGCAAGGAAGATTTCATTACGACTAAGAAAGGGTACGGGTACATCATTCTATGA
- a CDS encoding ABC transporter ATP-binding protein, with amino-acid sequence MKAIVEAKQIQKVYGARGHTFTALNDIEFTVQEGEYVGIMGPSGAGKSTLLNILATIDQPTSGEILIDGVSILNMNEDQLSTFRRDKLGFIFQDYNLLDTLTVKDNILLPLALAKMNVQEIEHRVTEISERFGIQDILDKYPYQISGGQKQRTAASRAIVSKPSLILADEPTGALDSKSATDLLESLQDLSKEDKATILMVTHDAFAASYCTRVLFIKDGSLFTELVKGTASRREFFKKILDVLSVLGGGASDVI; translated from the coding sequence ATGAAAGCAATAGTAGAAGCAAAACAAATCCAAAAAGTATATGGGGCAAGGGGACATACATTTACAGCATTAAATGATATTGAATTTACTGTTCAGGAAGGTGAATATGTTGGAATTATGGGGCCGTCAGGTGCAGGTAAGTCCACACTCTTGAATATTTTAGCTACGATAGATCAGCCGACATCTGGTGAGATTTTGATTGACGGGGTAAGCATTCTAAATATGAATGAAGATCAACTATCAACATTCCGTCGCGATAAACTAGGTTTTATTTTTCAAGATTATAATTTATTAGATACCTTAACCGTAAAAGATAATATTTTGTTGCCATTAGCCTTAGCAAAAATGAATGTACAGGAAATAGAGCATAGAGTCACTGAGATTTCGGAACGTTTTGGAATTCAAGATATTTTAGATAAATACCCGTATCAAATTTCAGGTGGGCAGAAACAACGGACGGCAGCTTCACGCGCAATTGTGTCTAAACCAAGCTTAATTTTAGCGGATGAGCCTACTGGTGCTCTGGATTCCAAATCTGCAACAGACTTATTAGAGAGCTTGCAAGACTTGAGTAAGGAAGATAAAGCAACTATCTTAATGGTTACACATGATGCATTTGCGGCTAGCTATTGTACCCGTGTGCTCTTTATTAAAGATGGAAGTCTGTTCACCGAACTTGTAAAAGGTACGGCTTCGCGTAGAGAATTCTTCAAAAAAATATTAGATGTATTATCGGTTCTTGGAGGTGGTGCTAGTGACGTTATTTAG
- a CDS encoding ABC transporter permease — MTLFSLARKNIKGNIKNYLLYFFSMVISVVIFYTFNSLIYIPEIKDAVQIMGSSMSQTSYILIVFLIVFIGYSNAFFAKKRKKEVALYSLLGVRKKVIARMLFFENIIIGAITLVSGLVLGILLSRLSIMLLLKLLGAPVVVSFNIPIEAIVATAIVFTVITIFTSVQSYLLIYRFKLIELFHAENKGEEVPRASLFSAVVSIVLLGSSYWLMFNSMAMLSFPLIIMGTYLLFRSLTVYLLTRAQKNKSNYYKGINIIGTSHLLYRVKGNALMLTVIALLMTAVLPYLQAAFSEYATVEKDAHAAAPFSYIHLSQDETFDNQVHRIISQDKDHPITDQLDIPFIKVKGVTSAPFQDKDDLSVNLISEQTFHKMKKVLNLGDIPKLSDNEAIAFKYYGINQLDSDFVGKEVNVHLSQGNHTFMLDKLEKKEIALHSGSEPLYLVVDDMIFSNIAEQVRPIVYKAYKVENEKTTKETSEFLMKLANKDTQMRTFYDKNKLFQSLSGMKMFVVSSLALVLLVATGSVIYFKQLTEAHSDKRRYEILRKIGVSRKEVRKTISKQNLFVFILPFIVGIVNAGMLTFSMVLEYNMNLSDNILSFAVAIAAYGMIYLIYYVLTVNSYNRIVK, encoded by the coding sequence GTGACGTTATTTAGTTTAGCGAGAAAAAATATTAAAGGGAATATAAAAAACTATCTCCTCTATTTCTTCTCAATGGTGATTAGTGTAGTGATCTTCTATACGTTTAATTCATTGATATATATCCCAGAAATTAAAGATGCCGTTCAAATCATGGGAAGTTCAATGTCTCAAACCTCTTACATTTTAATAGTATTCTTAATCGTTTTTATTGGCTATTCTAATGCATTCTTCGCAAAAAAACGAAAAAAGGAAGTCGCGCTGTATTCCCTGCTTGGCGTAAGAAAAAAAGTTATCGCGAGAATGCTCTTTTTTGAAAATATCATTATCGGGGCCATCACTTTAGTATCGGGACTTGTATTAGGCATTCTTCTATCCAGATTGTCTATCATGCTGCTCCTCAAGCTTTTAGGTGCCCCAGTGGTTGTGAGCTTTAATATTCCTATAGAAGCCATAGTGGCTACCGCTATTGTATTTACCGTCATTACGATCTTTACTTCCGTTCAGTCGTATCTCTTAATTTATCGTTTTAAACTCATTGAATTATTTCATGCAGAGAATAAGGGCGAAGAGGTTCCGCGAGCTTCACTATTTTCTGCTGTAGTTTCGATCGTTTTACTGGGAAGTAGTTATTGGCTTATGTTTAACTCCATGGCTATGCTGTCTTTCCCTTTGATTATCATGGGAACCTATTTATTATTCCGTTCTTTAACGGTATATCTGTTAACACGTGCACAGAAGAATAAGTCGAACTACTATAAAGGCATTAACATTATTGGAACCTCTCATTTGTTGTACCGTGTGAAAGGGAATGCCCTTATGCTTACAGTTATTGCATTGCTAATGACTGCGGTGCTCCCATATCTTCAAGCGGCATTTTCTGAATACGCTACGGTTGAAAAGGATGCTCATGCAGCTGCTCCATTTAGCTATATTCATCTTTCACAAGACGAAACGTTCGACAATCAAGTCCATCGAATCATTTCACAAGATAAGGATCATCCGATAACCGATCAACTGGATATTCCCTTTATTAAAGTGAAAGGAGTTACTTCGGCACCGTTTCAAGACAAAGATGACCTTTCGGTTAACCTGATCTCCGAGCAAACCTTTCATAAAATGAAAAAAGTTCTAAATTTAGGTGACATACCCAAATTATCTGACAACGAAGCAATCGCGTTTAAGTATTATGGCATCAATCAACTGGATTCTGATTTTGTTGGAAAAGAAGTAAATGTACATTTGTCTCAAGGAAATCATACGTTTATGCTCGATAAGCTAGAGAAAAAGGAAATAGCACTACACTCTGGATCTGAGCCATTATATCTTGTCGTTGATGACATGATTTTTAGCAATATAGCTGAACAAGTCCGTCCGATTGTCTATAAAGCCTATAAAGTGGAAAATGAAAAAACAACAAAAGAAACATCTGAGTTCTTAATGAAACTGGCTAACAAGGATACTCAGATGCGTACTTTCTATGATAAAAATAAATTATTCCAATCCTTATCAGGAATGAAAATGTTTGTGGTCAGTTCTTTAGCCTTAGTGCTACTAGTCGCAACAGGAAGTGTTATTTATTTCAAACAGCTAACAGAAGCACACTCTGATAAACGTCGTTATGAAATACTACGAAAAATTGGCGTAAGTAGAAAAGAAGTACGAAAGACGATATCCAAACAAAACTTGTTTGTATTCATACTTCCTTTTATCGTTGGGATTGTAAATGCAGGAATGCTAACCTTCTCCATGGTTCTAGAATATAATATGAATTTAAGCGATAATATCCTGTCGTTTGCCGTGGCTATAGCAGCGTATGGCATGATCTATCTTATTTATTACGTATTGACCGTTAATTCCTATAATAGAATTGTAAAATAA
- a CDS encoding DinB family protein — protein sequence MKKHPVQEMYAYNEWANLTIIHRLKELPKDIYHKDIQSGFSSVAKVMTHIYVVENIWFDLISGRTRNEAIASAAQLEPLLAIKDIEEMDVLYRELTSKNKMVLASQIDKDLTVVLDHPIMGSLETSISGAIFHVANHGSYHRGNIGTMLRQMDHTSVLQDYVAYLFNESK from the coding sequence ATGAAAAAGCATCCCGTGCAAGAAATGTATGCCTACAACGAATGGGCTAATCTAACGATCATCCATCGCTTAAAGGAATTGCCTAAAGACATTTACCATAAGGATATTCAGAGCGGTTTTTCTTCGGTAGCGAAGGTTATGACGCATATTTATGTCGTGGAGAACATTTGGTTTGACTTGATTTCAGGGCGAACCAGGAATGAAGCTATAGCATCAGCTGCCCAATTAGAGCCCTTATTAGCTATAAAAGATATTGAAGAAATGGATGTCCTCTATCGTGAGCTAACCAGCAAAAATAAAATGGTGCTGGCTAGTCAAATAGATAAGGACCTCACCGTTGTGTTAGATCATCCGATTATGGGATCGCTTGAGACATCCATTTCCGGAGCTATCTTTCACGTTGCGAACCATGGCAGCTATCATCGTGGGAATATCGGGACTATGCTGCGACAAATGGACCATACCTCAGTGCTGCAGGATTATGTTGCCTATCTTTTTAACGAGTCCAAATGA